From Bacillus basilensis, a single genomic window includes:
- the cotE gene encoding outer spore coat protein CotE: protein MSEFREIITKAVVGKGRKYTKSTHTCESNNEPTSILGCWVINHSYEARKNGKHVEIEGFYDVNTWYSFDGNTKTEVVTERVNYTDEVSIGYRDKNFSGDDLEIIARVIQPPNCLEALVSPNGNKIVVTVEREFVTEVVGETKICVSVNPEGCVESDEDFQIDDDEFEELDPNFIVDAEEE, encoded by the coding sequence ATGTCCGAATTTAGAGAGATTATTACAAAAGCAGTGGTTGGAAAAGGACGTAAGTATACAAAGTCAACGCATACATGTGAATCGAATAATGAGCCAACAAGTATTTTAGGGTGCTGGGTAATTAACCACTCGTACGAAGCAAGAAAGAACGGAAAGCATGTGGAAATTGAAGGTTTCTATGATGTGAACACTTGGTATTCATTTGATGGCAATACAAAGACAGAAGTTGTAACAGAACGTGTGAACTACACGGATGAAGTAAGTATTGGGTATCGTGATAAAAACTTTTCTGGTGATGATTTAGAAATTATTGCTCGTGTCATTCAGCCACCAAATTGTTTAGAAGCTCTTGTGTCACCAAATGGTAATAAAATTGTTGTAACTGTAGAACGTGAATTTGTAACAGAAGTAGTTGGCGAAACGAAAATTTGTGTAAGTGTAAATCCTGAAGGTTGTGTAGAATCAGACGAAGATTTCCAAATCGATGATGATGAGTTTGAAGAGTTAGATCCGAACTTTATCGTTGATGCAGAAGAAGAGTAA
- the miaB gene encoding tRNA (N6-isopentenyl adenosine(37)-C2)-methylthiotransferase MiaB produces the protein MNEQQRLVSQQANSSTKKEEKDYSKYFENVYQPPSLKDAKKRGKEEVKIERDFGLPEEFRNFGIGRKFYIRTYGCQMNEHDTEVMAGIFTALGYEPTFSTEDADVVLLNTCAIRENAENKVFGELGHLKSLKRRNPDLLIGVCGCMSQEESVVNKIMQKNQHVDMVFGTHNIHRLPYILKDAMFSKETVVEVWSKEGDVIENLPKVRRGDIKAWVNIMYGCDKFCTYCIVPYTRGKERSRRPEDIIQEIRHLAANGYKEITLLGQNVNAYGKDFEDIEYGLGDLMDELRKVDIARIRFTTSHPRDFDGHLIEVLGKGGNLVEHIHLPVQSGSTDMLKIMARKYSREHYLELVRKIKETIPNAVFTTDIIVGFPNETDEQFEETMSLYREVGFDTAFTFIYSPREGTPAAKMKDNVPMEVKKERLQRLNTLVNTLAIEKNNRYKGQIVEVLVDGESKNNPEVLAGYTRTNKLVNFVASKSLIGQLVKVKVTEAKTWSLNGELVEEPIEVE, from the coding sequence ATGAACGAGCAACAACGATTAGTAAGTCAACAAGCAAATTCCTCTACGAAAAAAGAAGAGAAAGATTATAGCAAATACTTTGAAAATGTATACCAACCACCATCCTTAAAAGATGCGAAAAAGCGAGGGAAAGAAGAAGTTAAAATTGAACGGGATTTTGGCTTACCTGAAGAGTTTCGCAATTTTGGTATAGGGAGAAAGTTCTATATTCGTACATATGGTTGTCAAATGAATGAGCATGATACTGAAGTAATGGCTGGTATTTTCACTGCACTTGGATATGAGCCAACCTTTTCAACTGAAGATGCAGATGTAGTATTATTAAATACTTGTGCCATTCGTGAAAATGCTGAAAATAAAGTATTCGGTGAACTAGGTCATTTAAAGTCACTAAAACGAAGAAATCCGGACCTTTTAATTGGTGTATGTGGTTGTATGTCTCAAGAGGAATCTGTTGTAAATAAAATTATGCAAAAAAATCAGCATGTAGATATGGTGTTTGGAACGCATAATATTCATAGATTACCGTACATTCTAAAAGATGCAATGTTCTCGAAGGAAACGGTAGTTGAGGTTTGGTCAAAAGAAGGGGACGTAATTGAAAACCTTCCGAAAGTACGCCGTGGCGATATTAAAGCTTGGGTAAATATTATGTATGGCTGTGATAAGTTCTGTACATATTGTATCGTACCGTATACACGCGGAAAAGAGCGAAGCAGACGTCCAGAAGACATTATCCAAGAAATTCGTCATTTAGCTGCGAATGGTTATAAAGAAATTACGTTACTTGGACAAAACGTAAATGCATATGGTAAAGACTTTGAAGATATAGAATATGGTCTAGGCGATTTAATGGATGAACTCCGTAAAGTTGATATAGCCCGTATTCGTTTTACAACGAGCCACCCACGCGATTTCGATGGTCACTTAATTGAAGTGCTTGGAAAAGGTGGAAACTTAGTAGAACATATTCACTTACCAGTTCAATCTGGAAGTACAGATATGTTAAAAATTATGGCGCGTAAATATTCACGTGAGCATTATTTAGAACTTGTAAGAAAAATTAAAGAAACAATTCCAAATGCAGTATTCACAACTGATATTATCGTCGGTTTCCCAAATGAAACAGATGAGCAATTTGAAGAAACGATGTCGTTATATCGTGAAGTAGGATTTGATACTGCCTTTACCTTTATTTATTCACCGCGCGAAGGTACACCAGCTGCAAAAATGAAAGATAATGTACCGATGGAAGTGAAAAAAGAACGTCTTCAACGCTTAAATACACTAGTAAATACGTTGGCAATTGAAAAGAATAATCGTTACAAAGGTCAAATTGTAGAAGTGTTAGTTGATGGGGAAAGTAAAAATAATCCAGAAGTACTTGCAGGTTATACTCGTACGAATAAACTTGTAAACTTCGTCGCTTCAAAATCTTTAATTGGTCAGCTTGTGAAAGTAAAAGTAACGGAAGCAAAAACTTGGTCTCTTAACGGGGAATTAGTTGAAGAGCCGATTGAGGTGGAATAA
- the mutS gene encoding DNA mismatch repair protein MutS, whose protein sequence is MTQYTPMIQQYLKVKADYQDAFLFFRLGDFYEMFFEDAIKAAHELEITLTSRDGGSSDRIPMCGVPHHAAKNYIEQLVEKGYKVAVCEQVEDPKTAKGVVRREVVQLITPGTMMEGRTIDEKENNFLAALTHFEDGSYALACNDLTTGQNTVTLLTGSVEDILLEVYATGSKEIVVDSSFSKDELNKLTETLKMTISYEDATAIPEGLEHLVKNVSQAKLIKAIGRLFNYVIRTQKRSLDHLQPVEIYYTNQFMKIDVHSKRNLELTETLRTKEKTGSLLWLLDKTKTAMGGRMLKQWMERPLIQKEKVEERLEMVETFVNDYFLREDLKEKLKEVYDLERLAGKVAFGNVNARDLLQLRRSLLQVPAILEAISLLDNAYAARLIQGADPCESLTELLGRSIQENPPLSIKDGDIIKDGYNDKLDQYRYVSKNGKTWIAELEKRERDITGVKSLKIGYNRIFGYYIEVTKANLAALPEGRYERKQTLANAERFITDELKEKETLILEAEEKIVQLEYDLFTALREEVKVFIPKLQHLAKVISELDVLQSFATVSEEEQFVKPVLTTKREIFIKDGRHPVVEKVLNGKLYVPNDCIMPEKMDVFLITGPNMSGKSTYMRQLALVTVMSQIGCFVPATEAVLPVFDQIFTRIGAADDLISGQSTFMVEMLEAKNAIANASERSLILFDEIGRGTSTYDGMALAQAIIEHIHDQIGAKTLFSTHYHELTVLEESLDQLKNVHVSAIEENGKVVFLHKIQDGAADKSYGIHVAQLAELPDSLIARAKEVLTQLEGQEEIIIPKRVEVKVQEQEVIPEPVVVKEAPVEIQETKVETEEESQLSFFGGEQSSKKQDKPVLDAKETAVLAQIKKIDLLDMTPLEAMNELYRLQKKLKKG, encoded by the coding sequence ATGACGCAATATACCCCTATGATACAGCAATATTTAAAGGTTAAGGCAGACTATCAAGATGCCTTTTTATTTTTCCGATTAGGTGATTTTTATGAAATGTTCTTTGAAGATGCGATTAAAGCAGCTCATGAGCTTGAAATTACATTAACGAGCCGAGATGGTGGTAGTAGTGATCGTATACCGATGTGCGGTGTACCGCATCATGCAGCTAAAAATTATATTGAGCAACTTGTTGAAAAAGGATATAAAGTAGCTGTTTGTGAGCAAGTGGAAGATCCCAAAACAGCTAAAGGTGTAGTGCGCCGTGAAGTAGTACAACTAATTACGCCAGGAACGATGATGGAAGGGCGTACGATTGATGAGAAAGAAAATAACTTCTTAGCAGCATTAACACATTTTGAAGATGGATCGTATGCTTTAGCTTGTAATGATTTAACGACTGGACAAAATACAGTAACGTTGTTAACAGGTTCAGTAGAAGATATTTTATTAGAAGTGTATGCAACTGGTTCAAAGGAAATTGTTGTAGATTCTTCATTTTCTAAAGATGAATTAAATAAATTAACTGAAACATTAAAAATGACAATTTCATATGAAGATGCAACGGCAATTCCTGAAGGATTAGAACATCTTGTGAAAAATGTTTCGCAAGCAAAGTTAATTAAAGCAATTGGACGCTTATTTAACTATGTGATAAGAACGCAAAAACGTTCATTAGATCATTTACAACCAGTAGAAATTTATTATACGAATCAATTTATGAAAATTGATGTGCATTCAAAGCGAAATTTAGAGCTGACAGAAACACTTCGAACGAAAGAAAAAACAGGATCATTATTATGGCTATTAGATAAAACAAAAACAGCTATGGGTGGTCGTATGTTAAAACAGTGGATGGAACGTCCACTTATTCAGAAAGAAAAAGTTGAAGAGCGTTTAGAAATGGTTGAAACATTTGTAAATGATTACTTCTTACGTGAAGATTTAAAAGAAAAACTAAAAGAAGTATATGATTTAGAACGTTTAGCAGGGAAAGTTGCATTTGGTAATGTGAATGCACGGGACTTATTACAGTTAAGACGATCTTTACTTCAAGTACCAGCTATTTTAGAAGCGATTAGTTTGTTAGATAATGCTTATGCAGCAAGGTTAATTCAAGGGGCGGATCCATGTGAGAGCTTAACTGAATTACTAGGAAGAAGTATTCAAGAAAACCCACCGCTTTCTATTAAAGATGGAGATATTATTAAAGACGGTTATAATGACAAGCTTGATCAATATCGTTACGTTAGTAAAAACGGAAAAACGTGGATCGCTGAGCTTGAAAAACGAGAGCGTGATATTACAGGAGTTAAATCGTTAAAAATCGGGTACAACCGTATTTTCGGCTACTACATTGAAGTGACGAAGGCGAATCTTGCAGCACTTCCAGAAGGGCGCTATGAGCGTAAACAAACACTTGCTAATGCGGAACGTTTCATTACAGATGAACTGAAAGAAAAAGAAACATTAATCTTAGAAGCAGAAGAAAAAATTGTACAACTAGAATACGATTTATTTACAGCGCTTCGTGAAGAAGTAAAAGTATTTATTCCGAAATTACAACATTTAGCGAAAGTAATTAGTGAATTAGACGTACTGCAAAGTTTCGCGACAGTTAGTGAAGAAGAACAGTTTGTAAAACCTGTACTAACAACGAAGCGCGAAATCTTTATTAAAGATGGTCGTCATCCTGTCGTTGAAAAAGTATTGAACGGGAAATTGTATGTACCGAATGATTGTATTATGCCAGAGAAGATGGATGTCTTTTTAATTACAGGACCGAACATGTCTGGTAAAAGTACGTATATGAGACAATTAGCACTTGTAACTGTTATGTCGCAAATCGGTTGTTTCGTACCAGCAACAGAAGCAGTATTACCTGTATTTGATCAAATCTTTACGAGAATTGGTGCAGCGGATGATTTAATATCAGGCCAAAGTACATTTATGGTCGAAATGTTAGAAGCGAAAAATGCAATTGCAAACGCATCAGAAAGAAGTTTAATTTTATTTGATGAAATTGGACGCGGTACATCTACGTATGATGGGATGGCGCTTGCACAAGCAATCATTGAACATATTCATGACCAAATTGGTGCAAAAACGTTATTCTCTACGCATTATCATGAATTGACAGTGTTAGAAGAGAGTTTAGATCAACTGAAGAATGTACACGTTTCAGCTATTGAAGAGAACGGAAAAGTAGTATTCCTTCATAAAATTCAAGATGGAGCAGCTGATAAAAGTTACGGAATTCACGTTGCGCAACTTGCGGAGCTTCCAGATAGTTTAATCGCTCGTGCGAAAGAAGTGTTAACACAACTAGAAGGACAAGAAGAAATTATTATTCCAAAGCGTGTAGAAGTGAAAGTGCAAGAGCAAGAAGTTATTCCAGAACCTGTAGTTGTAAAAGAAGCGCCAGTAGAAATACAAGAGACGAAAGTAGAGACTGAAGAAGAATCGCAACTATCATTCTTTGGTGGAGAACAGTCTTCGAAAAAACAAGACAAGCCAGTTCTAGATGCAAAAGAAACGGCAGTACTTGCGCAAATTAAAAAAATTGATTTACTTGATATGACACCTTTAGAAGCGATGAATGAACTGTATCGCTTACAGAAAAAGTTAAAGAAAGGATGA
- the mutL gene encoding DNA mismatch repair endonuclease MutL, translated as MGKIRKLDDQLSNLIAAGEVVERPASVVKELVENSIDANSTSIEIHLEEAGLSKIRIIDNGDGIAEEDCIVAFERHATSKIKDENDLFRIRTLGFRGEALPSIASVSELELITSTGDAPGTHLIIRGGDIIKQEKTASRKGTDITVQNLFFNTPARLKYMKTIHTELGNITDIVYRIAMSHPEVSLKLFHNEKKLLHTSGNGDVRQVLASIYSIQVAKKLIPIEAQSLDFTIKGYVTLPEVTRASRNYMSTIVNGRYVRNFVLMKAIQQGYHTLLPVGRYPIGFLSIEMDPMLVDVNVHPAKLEVRFSKEQELLKLIEETLQAAFKKIQLIPDAGVTTKKKEKDESVQEQFQFEHAKPKEPSMPDIVLPTGMDEKQEEPITVKQPAQLWQPPKQEWQPPQSLVREEQSWQPSTKPIMEEPIREEKSWDSNEEDFELEELEVEVREIKEIEMNGNDLPPLYPIGQMHGTYIFAQNDKGLYMIDQHAAQERINYEYFRDKVGRVAQEVQELLVPYRIDLSLTEFLRVEEQLEELKKVGLFLEQFGHQSFIVRSHPTWFPKGQETEIIDEMMEQVVKLKKVDIKKLREEAAIMMSCKASIKANQYLTNDQIFALLEELRTTTNPYTCPHGRPILVHHSTYELEKMFKRVM; from the coding sequence ATGGGGAAAATTCGCAAACTCGATGACCAACTCTCTAACTTAATTGCGGCAGGGGAAGTAGTAGAGCGACCTGCCTCAGTCGTAAAAGAACTTGTGGAAAATTCTATCGATGCGAATAGTACATCTATTGAAATCCACTTAGAAGAAGCTGGTTTATCGAAAATTCGCATCATTGATAATGGAGATGGTATTGCAGAAGAAGATTGTATCGTCGCCTTTGAACGACATGCGACGAGCAAAATTAAAGATGAAAACGATCTGTTTCGCATAAGAACACTCGGTTTCCGTGGCGAGGCATTGCCGAGTATTGCCTCTGTTAGTGAATTAGAATTAATCACTAGCACAGGTGATGCGCCTGGTACACACCTTATTATTAGAGGTGGAGACATTATAAAGCAGGAAAAAACAGCGAGCCGAAAAGGAACAGATATTACAGTACAAAACTTATTCTTTAATACACCAGCGCGTCTAAAATATATGAAAACCATTCATACAGAGCTTGGGAATATTACAGATATTGTGTATCGTATTGCAATGTCACATCCAGAAGTATCATTAAAGCTGTTTCATAATGAAAAGAAATTGCTTCATACATCAGGAAATGGTGATGTAAGACAAGTACTTGCATCGATTTATAGCATTCAAGTTGCGAAGAAGCTTATTCCGATTGAAGCACAATCTTTAGATTTCACAATTAAAGGTTATGTAACATTACCAGAAGTAACGAGAGCATCTCGAAATTATATGTCAACAATCGTAAATGGCCGTTACGTTCGAAATTTCGTATTAATGAAAGCCATTCAGCAAGGATATCATACATTACTGCCAGTCGGACGATATCCAATCGGCTTCTTATCAATTGAAATGGATCCAATGCTTGTTGACGTTAACGTACATCCAGCGAAATTAGAAGTTCGTTTTAGTAAAGAACAAGAACTGCTAAAGCTTATCGAAGAAACATTGCAAGCGGCATTCAAAAAAATACAGCTCATTCCAGATGCAGGTGTAACAACGAAGAAAAAAGAAAAAGATGAAAGTGTGCAAGAACAATTCCAGTTTGAGCATGCGAAGCCGAAAGAACCATCCATGCCGGACATCGTTTTACCGACTGGTATGGATGAAAAACAAGAAGAACCAATAACTGTGAAACAACCAGCACAACTGTGGCAACCGCCGAAGCAAGAATGGCAACCACCACAGTCGCTAGTAAGAGAAGAGCAAAGTTGGCAGCCATCTACTAAACCGATAATGGAAGAACCGATTCGAGAAGAAAAATCGTGGGACAGTAACGAAGAGGATTTTGAACTAGAGGAATTAGAAGTAGAAGTTCGGGAAATAAAAGAGATTGAAATGAACGGTAATGATTTACCACCGCTTTATCCAATTGGACAAATGCATGGAACATATATTTTCGCCCAAAATGATAAAGGCTTATATATGATTGACCAGCATGCCGCGCAGGAACGTATTAATTATGAATACTTCCGTGATAAAGTAGGACGAGTAGCGCAAGAAGTACAAGAACTACTCGTACCATACCGTATTGACTTATCTCTTACTGAATTTTTACGTGTCGAAGAGCAGCTAGAAGAACTAAAGAAAGTCGGTCTATTCTTGGAGCAATTCGGCCATCAATCCTTTATCGTCCGCTCACATCCAACGTGGTTCCCGAAAGGACAAGAAACAGAAATTATCGATGAAATGATGGAGCAAGTCGTTAAACTAAAAAAAGTTGATATTAAAAAATTGCGTGAAGAAGCAGCCATCATGATGAGCTGTAAAGCATCGATTAAAGCAAATCAATATTTAACGAACGATCAAATATTTGCTTTACTGGAAGAACTTCGTACAACAACAAACCCATACACATGCCCGCACGGAAGACCGATTCTTGTGCATCATTCTACTTATGAGTTGGAGAAGATGTTTAAGAGGGTTATGTAG
- a CDS encoding 2-oxoacid:ferredoxin oxidoreductase subunit beta, translating into MATFKDFRNSVKPNWCPGCGDFSVQAAIQRAAANVGLNPDELAVISGIGCSGRISGYINSYGVHSIHGRALPIAQGVKMANRDLTVIASGGDGDGFAIGMGHTIHSIRRNIDITYIVMDNQIYGLTKGQTSPRSEAGFKTKSTPQGSIEPSLNVMEMALTAGATFVAQSFSSDLKELTQIIEAGINHKGFSLINVFSPCVTYNKVNTYDWFKENLTKLSTVEGYDPSNRMMAMQTLMENNGLVTGLIYQNTAQPSYQELVKGYSEKPLVQSDLNMDQKMFDELVAEFM; encoded by the coding sequence ATGGCAACATTTAAGGACTTTCGTAACAGTGTAAAACCAAACTGGTGCCCAGGTTGCGGAGACTTCTCAGTGCAAGCTGCAATTCAACGTGCGGCAGCTAACGTTGGTTTAAATCCAGATGAACTAGCTGTTATTTCTGGTATCGGCTGTTCAGGTCGTATTTCAGGTTATATTAATTCATATGGTGTGCATAGTATTCATGGTCGTGCCCTTCCAATTGCACAAGGTGTGAAAATGGCAAACCGTGATTTAACAGTTATTGCATCAGGTGGTGACGGTGATGGATTTGCGATTGGTATGGGACATACAATCCACTCTATTCGTCGTAACATCGACATTACATACATCGTAATGGATAACCAAATTTACGGATTAACAAAAGGGCAAACTTCACCACGTAGTGAAGCTGGATTTAAAACGAAAAGTACACCACAAGGTTCAATTGAACCGTCACTAAATGTTATGGAAATGGCTTTAACAGCTGGTGCGACATTTGTGGCGCAAAGCTTTTCAAGTGATTTAAAAGAATTAACACAAATTATTGAAGCTGGTATTAATCATAAAGGATTTTCATTAATTAACGTGTTCAGCCCATGTGTTACTTACAATAAAGTAAATACTTACGATTGGTTTAAAGAAAATTTAACAAAACTAAGTACAGTAGAGGGATATGATCCGTCTAATCGCATGATGGCTATGCAAACGTTAATGGAAAATAACGGATTAGTAACAGGTTTAATTTATCAAAATACAGCACAACCTTCATACCAAGAACTTGTAAAAGGCTATAGCGAGAAGCCTTTAGTGCAATCTGATTTAAATATGGATCAGAAAATGTTTGATGAGCTTGTTGCTGAATTTATGTAA
- a CDS encoding dynamin family protein yields the protein MRLEKQLIKKMYYETFLMENETKPTLDVLGQAYVNEEKNEISDGSYIRFAQGEFYYRHQDFEAAIFKWEKVSNELAPWAQKNIADAYFELNQLAVAENVYTSITTDNKILMTEIGLQLLSLYIEQNNFDSAFSVIKEAVSLNPDYPNVTKIARSFYEEQQDFDSAVELAVNELIRTESYPWFEVLKGYIDKGFTKHISPDYFYDALITLNNVDQVQFTQMVSSLWNSYRNEQNYLLWLNTINEFFLHIEIHSSDIWDKISSLYEETYFALIQGQYMLRQLHDIIPNLLTNWLKVVNPSYAVFPSAAVLAWEEIFPSKIDSANIKHAENLMSYSINHVNGLEYSLHLFDSITQWAQKHNIEIGHRFRWLVDELADLRTTRILVTGTSGNGKTTFINSILGENILEKSISNVVVLKNDAHTEINAITDAAITTTEDVSDYHNMMSQHHQTYRDRACVEFKLPCRFLSENKLTFVVTPGFNRNNDTRDEVFEYLNSVDELLFVLNADSPFTDKERDILLSIQEHTPNLQVHFLLNKIDNIYSEAEVKRVLHDTAARVNTYFPHARIFPYSSLYTSSQQLNELTEFIHFNFNHKNIDAERTEKLLFFIRKTITYLLDKRVEKENNLVDAMNWNEDMLVKLNGSINNLTAFEREKIHFITQSYRSMKTEITNDLTENIPKILKSCSNLISEESDFGRMDTELNKAMNERVHKYLEQTVLPNLALSMQNWIATSNNELLQSQTYLEELSEGLNSLFGENRIQLECDFKVLDDWRRDTDRMTTRIQMDEVNILRRFTPAQFLLKSAGKLFGVLPKNKSMLYNKYKQYVENEDYTEVTDSIMKKFFLQFELFENTQERDINIFFRNPFNSLKQAVENMQLEIQEKQEMLHKMKSNPEVYHDSIVLFELRLRQCEVILHIGDDHTYTDVTLETSVE from the coding sequence ATGAGATTAGAAAAACAATTAATAAAAAAGATGTATTATGAAACATTCCTAATGGAGAATGAAACAAAACCAACTCTTGACGTACTTGGACAAGCTTATGTAAACGAAGAAAAAAATGAGATTTCTGATGGATCTTATATTCGTTTTGCGCAAGGTGAATTTTATTATCGCCATCAAGATTTTGAAGCAGCTATTTTTAAATGGGAGAAGGTTAGTAATGAATTAGCACCATGGGCACAAAAAAATATTGCGGATGCTTATTTCGAACTTAATCAATTAGCAGTTGCTGAAAATGTTTATACTTCCATTACTACTGATAATAAAATATTGATGACCGAGATTGGACTACAATTACTTTCTCTTTACATAGAGCAAAATAATTTTGACTCAGCTTTCTCTGTTATTAAAGAAGCAGTTTCCTTAAATCCTGATTATCCAAATGTCACAAAAATTGCCCGTTCTTTTTATGAGGAACAGCAAGATTTTGATAGTGCAGTAGAGCTTGCTGTGAATGAGTTAATTCGAACAGAATCTTATCCATGGTTTGAGGTGTTAAAAGGATATATTGATAAAGGATTTACTAAACATATTTCACCAGATTATTTTTATGATGCATTAATTACATTAAATAATGTAGATCAAGTACAATTTACACAAATGGTTTCATCACTTTGGAACAGTTATAGAAATGAACAAAATTACTTATTATGGCTTAATACAATAAATGAGTTTTTCTTACATATTGAAATACATTCGTCCGATATATGGGACAAAATTTCTTCTCTTTACGAAGAAACGTACTTTGCATTAATTCAAGGGCAATATATGCTTAGACAATTACACGATATCATTCCAAATCTTTTAACAAATTGGTTAAAAGTAGTCAATCCATCTTATGCTGTATTTCCATCAGCAGCTGTATTGGCATGGGAGGAGATTTTCCCTTCCAAAATAGATTCAGCAAATATAAAACATGCGGAAAACCTAATGTCATATTCTATTAATCATGTGAATGGTTTAGAGTACAGTTTACATCTTTTTGATTCTATTACACAGTGGGCACAAAAGCACAATATAGAAATAGGTCACCGATTTAGATGGTTAGTTGACGAACTCGCAGATTTAAGAACAACTCGTATTTTAGTAACGGGAACTTCAGGGAACGGAAAAACTACATTTATCAACTCTATATTAGGAGAAAATATATTAGAAAAATCAATTTCAAATGTAGTAGTTTTAAAAAATGATGCTCATACAGAAATTAACGCCATAACAGACGCTGCAATTACAACAACGGAAGATGTCTCTGATTACCATAATATGATGTCTCAGCACCATCAAACATATAGAGATAGAGCATGTGTTGAATTTAAATTACCATGCAGATTTTTAAGTGAAAATAAACTTACATTTGTAGTTACACCTGGCTTTAATAGGAATAACGACACTAGGGATGAGGTATTTGAATATCTAAATTCTGTGGATGAATTATTGTTTGTATTGAATGCGGATTCACCTTTTACTGATAAAGAGCGTGATATTCTATTAAGCATTCAAGAACATACACCAAATTTACAAGTGCATTTCTTATTAAATAAAATCGATAACATCTATAGTGAAGCAGAAGTGAAAAGAGTATTACATGATACGGCAGCGAGAGTAAACACATATTTCCCGCATGCGAGAATTTTCCCTTACTCTTCGTTATATACAAGTAGTCAGCAATTGAATGAATTAACAGAGTTTATTCATTTTAACTTTAATCATAAAAATATCGATGCAGAACGTACTGAAAAGCTATTGTTTTTCATTCGAAAAACAATTACATATCTTTTAGATAAACGAGTTGAGAAAGAAAATAATCTAGTGGATGCTATGAATTGGAATGAGGATATGCTAGTGAAACTAAACGGTAGCATTAATAACCTTACTGCATTTGAGAGGGAAAAAATTCATTTCATTACACAATCATATCGTTCAATGAAGACTGAAATTACAAATGATCTTACCGAAAATATTCCGAAGATATTAAAGAGCTGTTCTAATTTAATTAGTGAAGAAAGCGATTTCGGGCGCATGGATACGGAACTAAATAAAGCAATGAATGAAAGAGTGCATAAATATTTAGAACAAACTGTATTACCTAATCTTGCTCTTTCTATGCAAAATTGGATTGCAACTTCTAATAATGAGCTTCTTCAAAGTCAAACGTATTTAGAAGAACTTAGTGAAGGGCTTAATTCACTATTTGGAGAAAATAGAATACAGTTAGAATGTGACTTTAAAGTGCTTGATGACTGGCGTAGAGATACTGACAGGATGACGACTAGAATACAAATGGATGAAGTAAATATTTTACGTCGATTTACGCCAGCACAATTTTTACTGAAAAGTGCCGGTAAATTATTTGGAGTTCTTCCTAAAAATAAATCTATGCTGTATAACAAATACAAACAGTATGTAGAAAATGAAGATTATACCGAGGTAACGGATTCTATTATGAAGAAGTTTTTCTTGCAATTTGAGCTGTTTGAAAACACACAAGAGCGAGATATTAATATATTCTTTAGGAATCCATTTAACTCCTTGAAACAAGCTGTAGAAAATATGCAATTAGAAATACAAGAAAAACAAGAGATGTTACATAAAATGAAATCAAATCCTGAAGTTTATCATGATTCTATCGTGCTCTTTGAATTGAGATTACGTCAATGTGAAGTGATTTTACATATAGGTGATGATCATACCTATACAGATGTAACTTTAGAAACAAGCGTAGAATAA
- a CDS encoding RicAFT regulatory complex protein RicA family protein: MKAYSKDEIVEQAKELAKMISETEEVDFFKKAEAQIHKNENVKRAIDEIKALQKQAVNLQHYGKWEALKKVEAEIDALQDKLDSIPVVQEFKSSQTYVNDLLQLVASTISNNVTDEILISTNGDVLKGETGAAVESKKGNCGC; this comes from the coding sequence ATGAAAGCATATTCAAAAGATGAAATTGTTGAACAAGCGAAAGAATTAGCAAAAATGATTTCTGAAACAGAAGAAGTTGATTTCTTTAAGAAAGCAGAGGCGCAAATTCATAAAAATGAAAATGTAAAGCGCGCAATTGATGAAATTAAAGCACTGCAAAAGCAAGCAGTAAACTTGCAGCATTACGGGAAATGGGAAGCTTTGAAAAAAGTAGAAGCTGAAATTGATGCCCTGCAAGATAAGTTAGACAGTATTCCAGTCGTACAAGAATTTAAATCTTCACAAACATACGTAAATGACTTACTACAGCTAGTTGCAAGTACGATTTCTAACAACGTAACAGATGAAATATTAATTTCAACTAATGGCGATGTATTGAAGGGTGAAACGGGTGCAGCGGTAGAAAGTAAAAAAGGAAATTGTGGTTGTTAA